The proteins below come from a single Streptomyces sp. M92 genomic window:
- the ku gene encoding non-homologous end joining protein Ku, translating into MPRSIWSGAISFGLVTVPIHVVGATEDHSIRFHRYHLADQGRIRTRKVCELEDREVRADEIGKGYELASTQVVPVTDEDLRELPLPTAKAIEIVAFVPLASVDPIRIGDGYYLQPDGQVAAKPYKLLRQALARSAKVAVARYAWSGRERLGLLRVRGEAIVLHAMRWPDEVRDPSSLTPPPVEVSEEEIGGALALMDTMTREDLEGDEFRDTYTEAVAELIEAKREHREPEAVPETDERPGQVLDLMAALQESVSKAKESRGEDDHAEVRELPGRKRAPAKKAPAAKSPKTAKTAKTAKGAAKEPAGKKPAAKKAAARGPRSA; encoded by the coding sequence ATGCCCCGGTCGATCTGGAGCGGCGCCATCTCGTTCGGCCTGGTCACCGTGCCGATCCACGTGGTCGGCGCGACCGAGGACCACAGCATCCGTTTCCACCGCTACCACCTGGCCGACCAGGGCCGGATACGGACCCGGAAGGTCTGCGAGCTCGAGGACCGGGAGGTCCGTGCCGACGAGATCGGCAAGGGGTACGAGCTCGCCAGCACCCAGGTGGTGCCCGTCACCGACGAGGACCTGAGGGAGCTGCCGCTGCCGACGGCGAAGGCCATCGAGATCGTGGCGTTCGTGCCGCTCGCGTCCGTGGACCCGATCCGGATCGGCGACGGCTACTACCTGCAGCCGGACGGGCAGGTGGCGGCCAAACCGTACAAGCTGCTGCGGCAGGCGCTCGCCCGGTCGGCGAAGGTGGCCGTGGCGAGGTACGCGTGGTCGGGGCGGGAGCGTCTGGGCCTGCTGCGGGTGCGCGGCGAGGCGATCGTGCTGCACGCCATGCGCTGGCCGGACGAGGTCCGCGACCCCTCGTCCCTCACCCCGCCCCCGGTCGAGGTGTCCGAGGAGGAGATCGGCGGGGCGCTGGCGCTGATGGACACGATGACCCGTGAGGATTTGGAGGGCGACGAGTTCCGCGACACCTACACGGAGGCCGTCGCGGAACTCATCGAGGCGAAGCGCGAACACAGGGAGCCGGAGGCGGTGCCGGAAACGGACGAGCGGCCGGGGCAGGTGCTGGACCTGATGGCCGCCCTCCAGGAGTCCGTGTCCAAGGCGAAGGAGTCCCGGGGCGAGGACGATCACGCGGAGGTGCGGGAGCTGCCCGGGCGGAAGAGGGCCCCCGCGAAGAAGGCCCCTGCCGCCAAGAGCCCCAAGACCGCCAAGACCGCCAAGACCGCCAAGGGCGCGGCGAAGGAGCCGGCCGGGAAGAAGCCCGCGGCGAAGAAGGCGGCGGCCCGCGGGCCCAGGAGCGCCTAG
- a CDS encoding SpoIIE family protein phosphatase translates to MRTTMDTAMDTAMTAVVRDSGAYGGLLYVLPPREDALWLVMTAGVPQDIAVPWRRVAPTDPMPVADAVREQRLVWVGGREEMARQYPRPALVLPYDFALGAAPVVSGGVVRGGLVLLWPGTHASRLSREERDVVEAGCHRLAGLLRQAADSGAPLLPAERPRTLRPPAGRVPEPAEASALSAFVDRLPGGSCGLDLNGRITFITPAAAALVGADRAALVGALPWEALPWMDVPQVEDRYRAALVSRLPQAFTVLRPPRTWLAFELYPDSTGISVRITRGDPADGAPARTLPTAGPSRATVLYHLMHLASTLTEAIGVQEVVEQTADQLLPALGAQAMVLMTAEDGRLRIAGHRGYRTELMDRFDGIPLSSEVPGADVMATGVAGFFATFDEMADAYPAMVHEDGMAAWAVLPLIASGRPIGSLLLSYERPHTFPPGERAALTSLAGLVGQALDRARLYDAKHHLAHRLQSALLPHTLPRVPGLRVAARYLPAARGLGVGGDFYDLIRLDEHTFGAAIGDVQGHNVDAAALMGQVRTAVHAHATVGASPDDVLARTNRLLTDLDPGLFTSCVYVHFDLATRRACLATAGHPPPLLRHADGRTELVRVPPGLLLGIEPDTRYPALEFPLPPGSVLALYTDGLVEAPGVDLDDAVAALAGLLEQADPGDLDAMADALIRHTPAPGDDVALLLISPNA, encoded by the coding sequence ATGCGCACCACCATGGACACCGCGATGGACACGGCGATGACCGCCGTGGTGCGCGACAGCGGTGCCTACGGAGGGCTGCTGTACGTGCTGCCCCCGCGCGAAGACGCCTTGTGGCTGGTCATGACGGCGGGGGTCCCCCAGGACATCGCCGTGCCGTGGCGGCGTGTCGCGCCGACCGATCCGATGCCGGTGGCGGACGCCGTGCGCGAGCAGCGCCTGGTGTGGGTGGGTGGCCGGGAGGAGATGGCGCGCCAGTACCCCCGGCCGGCGCTCGTGCTGCCGTACGACTTCGCGCTGGGGGCGGCGCCGGTCGTCTCGGGCGGCGTCGTACGGGGCGGACTGGTGCTGCTGTGGCCCGGCACCCATGCGTCGCGGCTGAGCCGCGAGGAACGGGACGTCGTCGAGGCGGGCTGTCACCGCCTGGCCGGACTGCTGCGTCAGGCGGCGGACAGCGGCGCCCCGCTGCTGCCCGCGGAGCGGCCGCGCACCCTGCGGCCCCCGGCCGGTCGCGTTCCGGAACCCGCCGAGGCGTCCGCGCTCTCGGCCTTCGTCGACCGTCTGCCGGGCGGGTCGTGCGGGCTGGACCTGAACGGACGCATCACGTTCATCACCCCGGCCGCGGCCGCCCTGGTGGGCGCCGACCGGGCGGCGCTGGTGGGTGCGCTGCCCTGGGAGGCGCTGCCGTGGATGGACGTCCCCCAGGTCGAGGACCGCTACCGGGCCGCCCTGGTCAGCCGTCTGCCGCAGGCCTTCACGGTGCTGCGGCCACCGCGGACCTGGCTGGCCTTCGAGCTGTACCCGGACTCCACCGGCATCAGTGTCCGCATCACTCGCGGTGACCCCGCCGACGGTGCCCCGGCGCGGACGCTGCCGACCGCGGGGCCCAGCCGCGCCACCGTGCTGTACCACCTGATGCACCTGGCCTCGACCCTCACCGAGGCCATCGGCGTGCAGGAGGTGGTCGAGCAGACCGCCGACCAGTTGCTGCCGGCGCTGGGCGCGCAGGCCATGGTGCTGATGACCGCCGAGGACGGCCGTCTGCGGATCGCGGGCCACCGCGGCTACCGCACCGAGCTGATGGACCGTTTCGACGGTATTCCGCTGAGTTCCGAGGTGCCCGGCGCCGATGTCATGGCCACGGGCGTCGCCGGGTTCTTCGCGACCTTCGACGAGATGGCCGACGCCTATCCGGCCATGGTGCACGAGGACGGGATGGCCGCCTGGGCGGTGCTGCCGCTGATCGCCTCCGGTCGCCCCATCGGCTCCCTGCTCCTGTCCTACGAGCGGCCCCACACCTTCCCACCGGGCGAGCGCGCCGCTCTGACCTCGCTGGCCGGTCTGGTCGGCCAGGCTCTGGACCGTGCCCGGCTCTACGACGCCAAGCACCACCTCGCCCACCGCCTGCAGTCCGCCCTGCTGCCGCACACCCTCCCCCGCGTGCCCGGTCTGCGGGTCGCCGCACGCTACCTGCCGGCCGCCCGGGGGCTGGGCGTCGGCGGCGACTTCTACGACCTCATCCGTCTCGACGAGCACACCTTCGGCGCCGCCATCGGCGACGTCCAGGGCCACAACGTGGACGCGGCCGCGCTCATGGGCCAGGTCCGGACCGCCGTCCACGCCCACGCCACGGTGGGCGCCTCCCCCGACGACGTCCTGGCCCGCACCAACCGCCTGCTCACCGATCTGGACCCCGGCCTCTTCACGAGCTGTGTCTACGTGCACTTCGACCTCGCGACGCGCCGGGCCTGCCTGGCCACCGCCGGCCACCCGCCGCCCCTGCTGCGGCATGCCGACGGACGCACCGAACTGGTCCGCGTGCCGCCCGGTCTGCTGCTCGGCATCGAGCCGGACACCCGTTACCCGGCGCTGGAGTTCCCGCTGCCGCCCGGCAGTGTCCTCGCCCTGTACACCGACGGGCTCGTCGAGGCGCCCGGCGTCGACCTGGACGACGCGGTCGCGGCCCTCGCCGGGCTGCTGGAGCAAGCGGACCCCGGTGACCTCGACGCCATGGCCGACGCCCTGATCCGGCACACGCCCGCCCCCGGCGACGACGTCGCCCTGCTCCTGATCAGCCCGAACGCGTGA
- a CDS encoding CBS domain-containing protein, with product MKHQKVSDLMSDAVVRAQPGTPFKEIAHLLQEYDITAVPVVDGEDRPVGVVSEADLLRKMWGGEPDAPPGDGEVPRPADAKASATDAAGLMTSPAVCAREDWSVVDAARVMARHGIKRLLVVDEAGRLIGVVSRSDLLRVFLRTDRAIRTEIIEEALVKSLGLAPSSVQVDVAHGHVVLSGRLPGDVPVPVLEELCRRVDGVVAVEFRAAGEADAEDPASVRH from the coding sequence ATGAAGCACCAGAAGGTGAGCGATCTGATGAGCGACGCCGTGGTCCGGGCCCAGCCCGGAACGCCGTTCAAGGAGATCGCCCACCTGCTGCAGGAGTACGACATCACCGCGGTGCCCGTCGTCGACGGGGAGGACCGGCCGGTGGGGGTGGTGTCGGAGGCGGACCTCCTGCGGAAGATGTGGGGCGGGGAGCCGGACGCCCCTCCCGGTGACGGGGAAGTGCCCCGGCCGGCCGACGCCAAGGCGTCCGCCACGGACGCGGCCGGGCTGATGACGTCGCCCGCCGTCTGCGCGCGCGAGGACTGGAGCGTCGTCGACGCCGCCCGCGTGATGGCCCGGCACGGCATCAAGCGGCTCCTCGTCGTCGACGAGGCGGGTCGGCTGATCGGGGTCGTCAGCCGGAGCGACCTGCTGCGGGTCTTCCTGCGCACGGACCGGGCGATCCGGACCGAGATCATCGAGGAGGCCCTGGTCAAGTCGCTCGGTCTGGCTCCGTCGTCGGTGCAGGTGGACGTGGCCCACGGCCATGTCGTCCTCAGCGGCCGGCTCCCGGGCGACGTGCCCGTCCCCGTGCTGGAGGAGCTCTGCCGACGCGTCGACGGCGTGGTCGCCGTGGAGTTCAGGGCCGCCGGAGAGGCCGACGCCGAGGACCCGGCCTCCGTCCGCCACTGA
- a CDS encoding LysR family transcriptional regulator, with the protein MLNSGRLRLLSLLDTLGTVRAVADTLHLSASTVSQQLAVLETETRCPLLERTGRRVRLTPAGLLLARRGREILDRMAETEAELRALNDEPSGTVRLGVFQSAIYTLAVPAATRLATSHPHLRVELTEMEPHESGPALRSGEADVIVTTTDYTGLSWGTDLEVTSLGTDSVVLVLPRAHPLASRTTVSLAACKDETWACDRPQSYMADLTLRLCRESGFEPRVACRFSNYLMLLRHVETTGSIALLPALAVTPDHAVVTRGLNPPVRRNIAVLVRRGTTRRAEVNAVIAALRDHPELPALAAPGRHPGGEEHPPAP; encoded by the coding sequence GTGCTCAATTCGGGACGGCTGCGACTGCTCAGCCTGCTGGACACCCTCGGGACCGTCCGCGCGGTCGCCGACACGCTGCACCTGAGCGCGTCGACGGTCTCCCAGCAGCTGGCGGTGCTCGAGACCGAGACCCGGTGCCCGCTGCTGGAGCGGACGGGCCGGCGCGTCCGGCTGACCCCGGCCGGACTCCTGCTGGCCCGGCGGGGCCGGGAGATCCTGGACCGCATGGCCGAGACCGAGGCCGAGCTGCGTGCCCTGAACGACGAACCCAGCGGCACCGTGCGTCTCGGGGTGTTCCAGAGCGCGATCTACACCCTCGCGGTACCGGCCGCCACCCGCCTCGCGACCAGCCACCCGCACCTGCGCGTGGAACTGACCGAGATGGAGCCGCACGAAAGCGGACCCGCCCTGCGCTCCGGCGAGGCGGACGTCATCGTGACCACCACCGACTACACCGGCCTGTCCTGGGGGACGGACCTCGAAGTCACGTCCCTCGGCACCGACTCGGTCGTACTGGTACTGCCGCGCGCCCACCCGCTGGCCTCGCGGACCACGGTGAGTCTCGCCGCCTGCAAGGACGAGACCTGGGCCTGCGACCGGCCGCAGTCGTACATGGCCGACCTGACCCTGCGGCTGTGCCGTGAGTCGGGCTTCGAGCCCCGTGTGGCCTGCCGGTTCAGCAACTACCTGATGCTGCTGCGGCACGTCGAGACGACCGGGTCGATCGCCCTGCTGCCCGCCCTGGCCGTCACCCCGGACCATGCCGTCGTCACCCGTGGGCTCAACCCTCCGGTGCGCCGCAACATCGCCGTCCTCGTGCGGCGCGGCACCACACGACGCGCCGAGGTGAACGCGGTGATCGCCGCGCTGCGCGACCACCCGGAGCTCCCGGCCCTGGCCGCCCCCGGCCGGCACCCGGGAGGCGAGGAACACCCGCCCGCGCCGTGA
- a CDS encoding aspartate aminotransferase family protein, with protein sequence MPSETAYADPERHLVRYSGHGSFSPELVVRAAGTSVFTESGRELLDFTSGQMSAILGHSHPAIVSTVREQVARLDHLHSGMLSPPVVELARRLAGTLPAPLDKALLLTTGAEANEAAVRMAKLVTGRHEIVSFARSWHGMTQAAANATYSAGRKGYGPAAPGNFALPVPDRHRPALVDAEGNLDWRRQLDLGFEMIDAQSVGSLAACLVEPILSSGGVVEPPPGYLTALAEKCRERGMLLILDEAQTGLCRTGDWYAFQHEGVVPDILTVSKTLGAGLPLAAVLTSPEIEQRAHDRGFLFFTTHVSDPLPAAVGNTVLDVLVRDRLDERARVLGTALRDRLDKLAARHEVVGDVRGRGLLLGMELVGDEVLGPGGADRLGAAVTRRCFELGLHMNIVQLPGMGGTFRIAPPLTAGDDEIARGVDILDEALTDASRDL encoded by the coding sequence ATGCCTTCCGAGACTGCATACGCCGACCCCGAGCGTCACCTCGTCCGCTACTCCGGTCACGGCTCCTTCTCACCGGAGCTGGTCGTGCGCGCCGCGGGCACATCGGTGTTCACCGAGAGCGGTCGTGAGCTGCTCGACTTCACCTCCGGTCAGATGAGCGCGATCCTCGGGCACTCCCACCCGGCGATCGTCTCGACGGTGCGCGAGCAGGTCGCGCGCCTGGACCACCTGCACAGCGGCATGCTGAGCCCGCCGGTGGTCGAGCTGGCGCGCCGGCTCGCCGGCACCCTGCCCGCACCGCTGGACAAGGCGCTGCTGCTGACCACCGGGGCGGAGGCGAACGAGGCCGCGGTGCGGATGGCGAAACTCGTCACCGGCCGCCACGAGATCGTCTCCTTCGCCCGGTCCTGGCACGGCATGACCCAGGCCGCCGCGAACGCCACGTACAGCGCGGGCCGCAAGGGGTACGGGCCCGCCGCCCCGGGCAACTTCGCGCTGCCGGTGCCCGACCGGCACCGGCCCGCCCTCGTCGACGCCGAGGGCAACCTCGACTGGCGCCGTCAGCTCGACCTGGGTTTCGAGATGATCGACGCCCAGTCGGTCGGCTCCCTGGCCGCCTGCCTGGTCGAGCCGATCCTCAGCTCCGGCGGCGTCGTCGAGCCGCCGCCCGGCTACCTCACCGCGCTGGCCGAGAAGTGCCGGGAGCGCGGGATGCTGCTGATCCTCGACGAGGCCCAGACCGGGCTGTGCCGCACCGGTGACTGGTACGCCTTCCAGCACGAGGGCGTCGTTCCGGACATCCTCACCGTGTCCAAGACGCTCGGCGCGGGGCTCCCGCTGGCCGCCGTGCTGACCAGCCCGGAGATCGAGCAGCGCGCCCACGACCGGGGGTTCCTGTTCTTCACCACCCACGTCAGCGACCCGCTGCCGGCCGCGGTGGGCAACACCGTCCTGGACGTCCTGGTCCGCGACCGCCTCGACGAGCGTGCCCGGGTGCTCGGCACGGCCCTGCGCGACCGGCTCGACAAGCTCGCCGCCCGCCACGAGGTGGTGGGCGACGTCCGCGGCCGGGGGCTGCTCCTGGGCATGGAACTGGTCGGCGACGAGGTACTCGGTCCTGGCGGCGCGGACCGGCTCGGCGCGGCCGTCACCCGGCGCTGCTTCGAGCTCGGGCTGCACATGAACATCGTCCAGCTGCCGGGGATGGGAGGCACCTTCCGCATCGCACCCCCGCTGACCGCGGGCGACGACGAGATCGCCCGGGGCGTCGACATCCTGGACGAGGCGCTGACCGACGCCTCCAGGGACCTCTGA
- a CDS encoding MMPL family transporter encodes MATFLYRLGRRAFRRRGLVALLWVAILVGAGVAASTAPAPPEDSFSMPGTESQKAFDLLDERFPAASAEGATARVVIRAPEGDKISDPAGKAKVEELVTALGDGPQVASVDDPFEANAVSQDGTTAYASVTYKVNAMELTDQARESLTAATDDARGDGFTVETGGDAVMAEQEMGGTAELIGIGVAAVVLLLTFGSLVAAGMPLLSAIIGVGIGISAIGALGSTLELSATTSTLAMMIGLAVAIDYALFIVSRYRAEIAEGRTPEDAAGRAVGTAGSAVVFAGLTVIVALAGLAVVNIPILTKMGLAAAATVAIAVLIALTMTPALLGFAGKKALSRKDRKAAAGQRAVSGKPKLGTRWARFVLRRPVTVLLTAVIGLGAVAVPAASMELGLPDEGSSAPDTTQRKAYDMLSESFGAGFNGPLMITVDTRDADDAKAAADTVGKEITALGEAAAVTPANFNEQGDTAVLTVVPKTGPSDAATEDLVKEIRSLSGDIESETGATMLVTGMTAMTIDFSQTLDDALIPYLALVVGLAFLLLMLVFRSVLVPLKAALGFLLSVAAALGAVVAVFQWGWLADVFGVDQPGPIMSMMPIFMIGVVFGLAMDYEVFLVTRMREAYVHGSSAAESVTTGFTHGGRVVAAAAIIMISVFSGFIMENDDMIKMMGFGLAIAVLFDAFVVRMAIVPAVLALLGTKAWWLPKWLDRILPNVDVEGEKLHKELGDASGPAEPTREPETAGV; translated from the coding sequence GTGGCTACGTTCCTTTACCGACTCGGCCGACGCGCGTTCCGGCGCCGCGGTCTCGTCGCCCTGCTCTGGGTGGCCATACTCGTGGGCGCCGGCGTCGCCGCGTCCACCGCGCCCGCCCCGCCCGAAGACTCCTTCTCCATGCCCGGCACCGAGTCCCAGAAGGCGTTCGACCTGCTCGACGAGCGCTTCCCGGCCGCCAGTGCCGAAGGCGCCACGGCGCGGGTCGTCATCCGTGCCCCCGAGGGCGACAAGATCTCCGACCCGGCCGGCAAGGCCAAGGTCGAGGAACTGGTCACCGCCCTCGGCGACGGCCCGCAGGTCGCCTCGGTGGACGACCCGTTCGAGGCGAACGCCGTGAGCCAGGACGGGACCACCGCGTACGCCTCGGTGACGTACAAGGTCAACGCCATGGAGCTGACCGACCAGGCCCGCGAGTCCCTCACCGCCGCCACCGACGACGCGCGCGGCGACGGCTTCACCGTCGAGACCGGCGGCGACGCGGTCATGGCCGAGCAGGAGATGGGCGGCACCGCCGAGCTGATCGGCATCGGCGTCGCGGCCGTCGTACTCCTGCTGACCTTCGGCTCACTGGTCGCGGCCGGCATGCCGCTGCTCTCGGCGATCATCGGCGTCGGCATCGGCATCTCCGCCATCGGGGCGCTCGGCAGCACCCTCGAACTCTCCGCGACGACCTCGACCCTCGCCATGATGATCGGCCTGGCGGTCGCCATCGACTACGCGCTCTTCATCGTCTCGCGCTACCGAGCCGAGATCGCCGAGGGTCGCACCCCCGAGGACGCCGCGGGACGCGCCGTCGGCACGGCCGGCTCCGCCGTCGTCTTCGCCGGGCTCACCGTCATCGTGGCCCTGGCCGGCCTCGCGGTGGTCAACATCCCGATCCTCACCAAGATGGGCCTGGCCGCCGCCGCCACCGTCGCCATCGCCGTGTTGATCGCCCTCACCATGACCCCGGCCCTGCTCGGCTTCGCCGGCAAGAAGGCGCTCAGCCGCAAGGACCGCAAGGCGGCCGCCGGACAGCGCGCGGTGTCCGGCAAGCCGAAGCTCGGCACCCGCTGGGCCCGCTTCGTCCTGCGCCGCCCGGTGACCGTACTGCTCACCGCGGTGATCGGCCTCGGCGCCGTCGCCGTACCGGCCGCGAGCATGGAACTGGGTCTGCCCGACGAGGGCAGCTCCGCGCCGGACACCACGCAGCGCAAGGCCTACGACATGCTGTCCGAGTCCTTCGGCGCCGGGTTCAACGGCCCGCTGATGATCACTGTCGACACCCGGGACGCGGACGACGCGAAGGCCGCCGCCGACACCGTCGGCAAGGAGATCACCGCCCTCGGCGAGGCCGCGGCCGTCACGCCGGCCAACTTCAACGAGCAGGGCGACACGGCCGTCCTCACCGTGGTGCCCAAGACCGGGCCCAGCGACGCGGCCACCGAGGACCTGGTCAAGGAGATCCGCTCGCTGTCCGGGGACATCGAGTCCGAGACCGGCGCGACCATGCTGGTCACCGGCATGACCGCGATGACGATCGACTTCTCCCAGACCCTGGACGACGCGCTGATCCCGTACCTGGCCCTGGTCGTCGGCCTCGCCTTCCTGCTGCTGATGCTGGTGTTCCGCTCGGTCCTCGTCCCGCTGAAGGCGGCCCTGGGCTTCCTGCTCTCGGTGGCGGCGGCGCTCGGCGCGGTGGTCGCGGTCTTCCAGTGGGGGTGGCTCGCGGACGTGTTCGGCGTGGACCAGCCGGGTCCGATCATGTCGATGATGCCCATCTTCATGATCGGTGTGGTCTTCGGCCTGGCGATGGACTACGAGGTCTTCCTCGTGACCCGGATGCGCGAGGCCTACGTCCACGGCTCGTCCGCCGCCGAGTCCGTCACCACCGGCTTCACCCACGGCGGCCGGGTCGTCGCGGCCGCCGCGATCATCATGATCAGCGTCTTCTCCGGCTTCATCATGGAGAACGACGACATGATCAAGATGATGGGCTTCGGCCTCGCCATCGCGGTCCTCTTCGACGCCTTCGTCGTCCGCATGGCCATCGTGCCCGCCGTGCTCGCGCTGCTCGGCACCAAGGCGTGGTGGCTGCCGAAGTGGCTGGACCGCATCCTGCCGAACGTCGACGTCGAGGGCGAGAAGCTCCACAAGGAACTCGGCGACGCCTCCGGACCCGCGGAGCCCACCCGCGAGCCCGAGACGGCCGGAGTCTGA
- a CDS encoding winged helix DNA-binding domain-containing protein, producing the protein MSRHPHVLDARALNRATLARQLLLDRADLPVSDAVAHLGGMQAQEPQEPFVGLWSRLRAFEPASLSDRLTGRQLVRTHLMRRTVHLVTADDVLAWRSRHDAMLRQKVLGVYRRELRGVDLGELAAAGREVMADGEPRSMGELARALAGRWPAPGPRALGEMLAAALIPMAQLPPRGLWRTKSGVRYLPLSRWLGREIDPPAPHGSDPVGQALVRRYLAAFGPAASADLRAWCGLAGLPAAVAAVREELVAFRDERGRELLDLPDAPRPDPGTPAPVRFLPAFDNAVLGYHDRGRIIDDAHRGLSVAGARVVLVDGRVAATWNVEADTVTVTPLRPISRADRAAVAEEGRALASFLSDQHSDRVRLTAPLDE; encoded by the coding sequence GTGAGCCGCCACCCGCATGTTCTCGACGCCCGCGCGCTCAACCGCGCCACGCTGGCCCGGCAACTGCTGCTCGACCGGGCCGATCTCCCGGTCTCGGACGCTGTCGCACACCTCGGCGGCATGCAGGCGCAGGAGCCGCAGGAACCGTTCGTCGGGCTCTGGTCGAGACTGCGCGCCTTCGAACCGGCCTCGCTCTCCGACCGGCTGACGGGCCGGCAGCTGGTGCGGACCCACCTCATGCGCCGAACCGTCCACCTCGTCACCGCCGACGACGTCCTGGCCTGGCGCTCCCGGCACGACGCCATGCTGCGCCAGAAGGTCCTCGGCGTCTACCGCCGCGAGCTGCGAGGAGTGGATCTCGGTGAACTCGCCGCGGCGGGACGGGAGGTGATGGCCGACGGCGAGCCCCGCTCGATGGGCGAGCTGGCGCGGGCGCTCGCCGGACGCTGGCCGGCCCCGGGGCCACGGGCCCTGGGGGAGATGCTGGCCGCCGCCCTGATCCCGATGGCGCAGCTGCCGCCGCGCGGACTGTGGCGCACCAAGTCGGGCGTACGCTACCTGCCGCTTTCCCGCTGGCTGGGCCGGGAGATCGACCCGCCGGCACCGCACGGCTCCGATCCGGTCGGCCAGGCACTGGTACGGCGCTACCTCGCGGCGTTCGGCCCCGCCGCCTCGGCGGACCTGCGCGCCTGGTGCGGCCTCGCCGGACTGCCGGCGGCCGTCGCCGCCGTCCGCGAGGAGCTGGTCGCCTTCCGCGACGAGCGGGGCCGGGAACTGCTTGACCTGCCCGACGCGCCGCGACCCGATCCCGGCACCCCCGCCCCCGTGCGGTTCCTGCCGGCGTTCGACAACGCGGTCCTCGGCTACCACGACCGGGGCAGGATCATCGACGACGCCCACCGCGGCCTGTCGGTCGCCGGCGCCCGTGTGGTCCTGGTCGACGGCAGGGTCGCCGCGACCTGGAACGTCGAGGCGGACACGGTGACCGTCACCCCGCTGCGCCCCATCTCCCGCGCCGACCGCGCGGCCGTCGCCGAGGAGGGGCGGGCCCTGGCGTCCTTCCTCTCCGACCAGCACAGCGACCGGGTGCGACTCACCGCACCCCTCGACGAGTGA
- a CDS encoding Cmx/CmrA family chloramphenicol efflux MFS transporter gives MPLAVYILGLSVFALGTSEFMLSGLLPPIADDMDVSIPQAGLLISAFAIGMVVGAPLLAVATLRLPRKTTLIALISVFGLGQVAGALATTYEVLFVSRVVSALACAGFWAVGAAVAIAMVPRTARARAMAVMIGGLSIANVLGVPAGAFLGEHLGWRSAFWAVGAASAVALVGVVTLIPRIPLPERRARLKGELAIYRDRQVWLSVGLTALAAGGVFCAFSYLAPLLTDVAGLADGWVPTVLALFGLGALIGTTIGGRVADAHLFGVLLSGIAASTVFLAALALFASSPAVVIALSLLLGVSAFYTAPALNARMFNVAGAAPTLAGATTTAAFNLGNTGGPWLGGTVIDAGLGYAATAWAGAGMTLAAIVLVAVSLRLHSRSRIVTGAMAAEPAGVESGRPV, from the coding sequence ATGCCGCTCGCCGTCTACATCCTCGGCCTCTCCGTCTTCGCGCTCGGTACCAGCGAGTTCATGCTCTCCGGTCTGTTGCCGCCCATCGCCGACGACATGGACGTGTCCATCCCGCAGGCCGGACTGCTGATATCGGCGTTCGCGATCGGCATGGTGGTCGGCGCGCCGCTGCTCGCGGTCGCCACGCTGCGGCTGCCGCGCAAGACCACACTGATCGCGCTGATCTCGGTGTTCGGCCTCGGCCAGGTCGCGGGCGCGCTGGCGACGACGTACGAGGTCCTGTTCGTCTCACGGGTCGTCAGTGCCCTCGCGTGCGCCGGTTTCTGGGCGGTCGGCGCCGCCGTCGCCATCGCTATGGTGCCGAGGACCGCGCGGGCCCGGGCGATGGCCGTGATGATCGGCGGACTGTCGATCGCCAACGTCCTCGGCGTCCCGGCGGGCGCGTTCCTCGGTGAGCACCTCGGCTGGCGGTCCGCGTTCTGGGCGGTGGGCGCGGCGTCCGCCGTCGCGCTCGTCGGCGTGGTGACGCTGATCCCGCGCATCCCGCTGCCCGAGCGGCGGGCCCGGCTCAAGGGCGAGCTGGCGATCTACCGGGACCGCCAGGTCTGGCTGTCCGTCGGCCTGACCGCGCTCGCGGCCGGCGGCGTGTTCTGCGCCTTCTCCTACCTCGCCCCGCTGCTCACCGACGTGGCCGGGCTGGCCGACGGCTGGGTGCCGACCGTGCTGGCGCTGTTCGGCCTCGGCGCGCTGATCGGCACGACGATCGGCGGCCGGGTCGCCGACGCCCACCTGTTCGGCGTCCTGCTCTCCGGCATCGCCGCGTCCACCGTCTTCCTGGCCGCACTGGCGCTGTTCGCGTCGAGCCCCGCCGTCGTGATCGCCCTGTCCCTGCTGCTCGGGGTCTCCGCCTTCTACACGGCGCCGGCGCTCAACGCCCGCATGTTCAACGTCGCGGGTGCCGCACCCACCCTCGCGGGCGCGACGACCACCGCCGCGTTCAACCTGGGCAACACCGGCGGCCCCTGGCTCGGCGGCACGGTGATCGACGCGGGCCTCGGCTACGCCGCCACCGCCTGGGCGGGAGCCGGGATGACCCTGGCCGCGATCGTCCTCGTCGCGGTGTCACTGCGGTTGCACAGCCGGTCCCGGATCGTGACGGGGGCCATGGCCGCCGAGCCCGCGGGTGTGGAGTCCGGCCGGCCGGTCTGA